The Deinococcus yavapaiensis KR-236 region GGAACGGACCTGCCGTTTTTGCGAATCGAGGACGGGCCTCGCTTTGCCTGGCGCGGCATGCTGCTCGACGTCGCTCGTCACTTCATGCCCGTGCAGTTCTTGCGCAAGTGCATCGACTTGCTCGCGCACCACAAGCTGAACGTGCTCCACCTTCATCTCACCGACGACCAGGGTTGGCGAGTGGAAATTCGTAAGTATCCGCGTCTCACGGAGGTAGGGTCGCGGCGCGCCCGCACGCTGCTCGGGCATGGCCACGTTCGCCCGCGGATATACGACGACGAGCCTCACGAAGGCTTCTACACTCAAGAGGAACTGCGCGACCTCGTCGCGTACGCCGCCGACCGTCACGTGACGATCGTTCCGGAGATCGACTTGCCAGGGCACGTTCTGGCCGCCCTCGCCGCGTATCCGGAGCTCGGAAACGAGCTCGAAGCGTCGCCGGAAGTCTGCTGTCATTGGGGCGTGTTCGACTCGGTGCTGAACTTGGAGGAGTCGACGTTCGAGTTCGTGCAGAACGTGCTCCTCGAAGTGTTCGACGTGTTTCCAGGGCCTTTCGTCCACCTCGGTGGTGACGAGTGCCGCGTCGACGAGTGGCAACGAAGCTCTCGGGTCTCGGAGCGCATGCGCGAGCTCGAGTTGGAGCACGTCGGGCACGTCCAGCCGTACTTCATGCGGCGCATGGCGGACTTCGTGAAACGGCACGGGCGAACGTTCGTGGGATGGGACGAGGTGCTCAAGAACACCCGGCTGGAACGGGACGCGGTCGTCATGGCGTGGCAGCCGAGGGACAACAGCCTCGAGGCGTTGCTGCGGGGCTTTCCGGTGGTCATGACGCCCAACAACCTCACCTACCTGGATCACTACCAGAAGCCCCCGGCGGAGGTGGAGCAGCCGCTCGCGATCGGTGGGCTCACGTCTTGGGAGGACGTGTACGCCT contains the following coding sequences:
- a CDS encoding beta-N-acetylhexosaminidase is translated as MTSVPDPDPMVSLPQGDTLPLVPYPRRLERHPGTLRLARSRFPESNAPHARLAASLLESAGVVRDEMSDVGLSIALDSALNAEGYRLRIDFEGIDIRAGAEAGVFYALQTLNQLLRFGTDLPFLRIEDGPRFAWRGMLLDVARHFMPVQFLRKCIDLLAHHKLNVLHLHLTDDQGWRVEIRKYPRLTEVGSRRARTLLGHGHVRPRIYDDEPHEGFYTQEELRDLVAYAADRHVTIVPEIDLPGHVLAALAAYPELGNELEASPEVCCHWGVFDSVLNLEESTFEFVQNVLLEVFDVFPGPFVHLGGDECRVDEWQRSSRVSERMRELELEHVGHVQPYFMRRMADFVKRHGRTFVGWDEVLKNTRLERDAVVMAWQPRDNSLEALLRGFPVVMTPNNLTYLDHYQKPPAEVEQPLAIGGLTSWEDVYAWTVYPKGTPDALHDRVLGAQVQVWTEYIATPEHAEYMMFPRLCAFGEVVWSYPAERSASDLKERLAAHLPRLDVRSGPL